One window of Nitrososphaerota archaeon genomic DNA carries:
- a CDS encoding DNA-directed RNA polymerase — translation MFQVIELNDVVRLPPAKFGEPLQDVAKEILKQKYESLISPDLGYVILIMGVKADEVGKVIPGDGSTYHKAKVELLTFIPKIQEVVEGEIVEITDFGAFVRVGPADALLHLSQITDDYLTSDVKQGMILASQSKRTLKVGSRVRVRITAVSLGRGAAMAKIGVTCRQPLLGALEWIEEDAKKSSKAESKKG, via the coding sequence TTGTTTCAGGTAATTGAATTAAATGATGTAGTTAGACTGCCTCCTGCAAAATTTGGAGAGCCTCTGCAGGATGTAGCAAAAGAAATTCTGAAGCAGAAGTATGAGAGTTTGATCTCTCCAGATCTAGGCTACGTAATTCTAATAATGGGTGTAAAAGCAGACGAAGTAGGCAAAGTAATCCCGGGAGATGGCTCAACGTATCACAAGGCTAAAGTTGAGCTATTGACATTCATTCCCAAGATACAGGAAGTTGTTGAGGGTGAAATAGTAGAAATTACTGACTTTGGAGCATTCGTTAGAGTGGGTCCAGCAGATGCACTGTTGCACCTTTCGCAAATTACGGACGATTATCTGACCAGCGACGTGAAGCAGGGCATGATACTTGCCAGCCAGAGCAAGAGAACCTTAAAGGTTGGATCAAGGGTCAGGGTCAGAATAACCGCGGTAAGTTTGGGTAGAGGAGCAGCTATGGCAAAGATCGGAGTTACCTGCAGGCAACCACTTCTTGGTGCGTTGGAATGGATCGAAGAGGATGCCAAGAAATCATCCAAGGCTGAATCAAAGAAGGGTTAA
- a CDS encoding DNA-directed RNA polymerase, subunit E'', whose protein sequence is MAKEYACRICRTLTTGRVCPNCNSTELSSNWSGLVVVLNVEKSQIAKALAAQKPGRYALKVA, encoded by the coding sequence TTGGCTAAAGAATATGCGTGCAGGATTTGCAGGACGCTTACCACAGGCAGGGTATGTCCAAACTGCAATTCTACGGAATTAAGCTCTAACTGGTCAGGCCTTGTAGTCGTCTTAAACGTGGAAAAATCTCAAATTGCAAAAGCCTTAGCGGCCCAGAAGCCGGGTAGATATGCTTTGAAGGTAGCTTAA
- a CDS encoding translation initiation factor IF-2 subunit gamma, which produces MPKIPRQPDTNIGTAGHVDHGKSTIIQAITGVWTSAHSEELRRGITIRVGYADAAIYECKACSAPVGYSTSPKCPNCGKESELRRVISFVDCPGHESLMANMLSGAAIMDGAMLVIAANEKVPQPQTREHLLALQMLGAKQVVIVQNKVDLISEAEARANYDNIKSFVAGSVAENASIIPISAQHKLNIDALLQALDENIKAARRDTNAPPMMQVLRSFDINRPGIIIDSLKGGVVGGTLLQGVLNIGDEIEIRPGIADEKSHYMSIRTKVASLATGAGLTDAVKPGGLVAVGTELDPFYVKSDNLVGSLIGKTNDLPPVHETLTVETQLFDLAVGAPEMIKVEKIKVGEALRLNVGTAITAGIVSATKDSSITVKLRRPVCTPENSRVALSRRIGERWRLIGSGKLS; this is translated from the coding sequence TTGCCGAAAATCCCAAGACAGCCTGATACCAACATCGGAACTGCTGGTCATGTAGACCATGGCAAGAGCACTATTATTCAAGCAATAACTGGAGTCTGGACAAGCGCTCACAGCGAAGAGCTCCGAAGAGGCATCACAATCAGAGTGGGATATGCTGACGCTGCAATATACGAATGCAAGGCTTGCTCTGCTCCTGTAGGTTATTCGACATCTCCAAAATGTCCCAACTGTGGAAAAGAATCAGAATTAAGAAGAGTAATTAGTTTTGTAGACTGTCCAGGCCATGAAAGCCTGATGGCAAACATGCTTTCTGGTGCAGCGATAATGGACGGTGCTATGCTTGTCATAGCAGCAAACGAGAAAGTTCCGCAGCCTCAGACAAGAGAGCATCTACTGGCTTTGCAGATGCTTGGAGCCAAGCAAGTCGTTATCGTGCAGAATAAGGTTGATCTTATAAGCGAAGCAGAGGCTAGAGCAAATTATGACAACATAAAATCCTTCGTTGCAGGCTCTGTTGCTGAGAATGCGTCGATAATACCAATCTCTGCTCAGCACAAGTTGAACATAGATGCCCTGTTGCAGGCTCTGGACGAGAATATAAAAGCAGCAAGGAGAGACACTAACGCGCCTCCAATGATGCAAGTCTTGAGGTCGTTCGACATAAACAGGCCTGGCATTATCATAGATTCCCTGAAGGGTGGAGTAGTGGGAGGGACATTGTTGCAAGGAGTTCTGAATATAGGTGACGAAATAGAAATCAGACCCGGGATTGCGGACGAGAAATCACATTATATGTCAATTCGAACAAAGGTAGCAAGCCTTGCTACTGGTGCAGGTTTGACAGATGCAGTAAAGCCAGGTGGCTTGGTTGCCGTAGGCACCGAGCTTGACCCATTTTATGTAAAGAGCGATAACCTTGTCGGCTCCTTGATAGGCAAAACCAATGATCTCCCTCCAGTCCACGAAACTCTTACAGTAGAAACTCAATTGTTTGACCTTGCAGTCGGGGCACCTGAGATGATAAAAGTCGAAAAGATAAAGGTAGGTGAAGCATTAAGGCTTAATGTTGGAACAGCTATCACTGCTGGTATTGTATCTGCAACTAAAGACTCTAGCATAACAGTCAAGCTGCGGAGACCTGTTTGCACCCCAGAGAATAGCAGGGTGGCATTAAGCAGGAGAATTGGAGAGCGGTGGCGACTTATAGGATCTGGTAAACTTTCCTAG